A window of Citrus sinensis cultivar Valencia sweet orange chromosome 7, DVS_A1.0, whole genome shotgun sequence contains these coding sequences:
- the LOC102608661 gene encoding G-type lectin S-receptor-like serine/threonine-protein kinase CES101 isoform X2 yields the protein MDRFAVFIIFVAFVSTVFLILALTFGLSSGYFFYSPLAISCLVLSITLAAVVILGLIFYCVRRKPRNRGEDLMMFDLDLNLKADPVNNKRTKGSKRKEVDQLPLFSFSSVSTATNKFSDANKLGEGGFGPVYKGVLKNGDEIAVKRLSGRSGQGLRELKNEASVIAKVQHKNLVRLLGCCIDRDEKILIYEYMPNKSLDFFLFDPSKRILLDWGTRVLIVEGIAQGLLYLHQYSRVRIIHRDLKASNILLDKDMNPKISDFGMARICGGNELQANTSRIVGTYGYMSPEYALEGIFSIKSDVFSFGVLLLEILSGIGSVDKQQDTGVD from the exons ATGGATCGCTTTGCAgtcttcattatttttgttgccTTCGTGTCTACTGTCTTCTTGATATTAGCATTGACTTTTGGTTTGTCTagtggttattttttttacagtcCACTAGCAATTTCTTGCTTAGTCTTGTCGATCACTCTGGCAGCAGTGGTCATTTTAGGCTTGATTTTCTATTGTGTGAGGAGAAAGCCCAGAAACAGAG GGGAGGATTTGATGATGTTTGATTTGGATTTGAACCTGAAAGCCGATCCCGTAAACAATAAAAGGACAAAAGGAAGCAAAAGGAAGGAAGTTGATCAATTGCCCTTATTCAGTTTTTCCAGTGTTTCTACCGCAACAAATAAATTCTCGGACGCAAATAAGCTCGGAGAGGGTGGTTTTGGACCTGTTTATAAG GGAGTATTGAAAAATGGAGATGAGATAGCAGTGAAAAGGCTTTCAGGAAGATCTGGACAAGGACTGCGAGAGTTAAAAAATGAAGCTTCAGTGATAGCCAAGGTTCAGCACAAGAATCTTGTTAGACTTTTGGGCTGCTGCATTGATAGAGATGAGAAGATTCTGATCTATGAATACATGCCTAACAAAAGCTTggacttctttctttttg ACCCAAGCAAGCGAATATTACTAGATTGGGGAACGCGTGTTCTTATTGTTGAAGGGATAGCTCAAGGGCTTCTTTATCTTCATCAATACTCTAGAGTGCGAATTATCCATCGAGATCTGAAAGCTAGTAATATCTTGTTGGATAAAGACATGAATCCCAAAATATCTGATTTTGGAATGGCAAGAATTTGTGGAGGAAATGAGTTACAAGCAAATACTAGTAGGATCGTTGGGACTTA TGGTTATATGTCCCCGGAATACGCACTCGAAggaatattttcaattaaatccgaTGTGTTTAGCTTTGGAGTATTGTTGCTTGAGATTTTGAGTG GCATCGGATCTGTGGACAAGCAACAGGACACTGGAGTTGACTGA
- the LOC102608661 gene encoding G-type lectin S-receptor-like serine/threonine-protein kinase CES101 isoform X1 — translation MDRFAVFIIFVAFVSTVFLILALTFGLSSGYFFYSPLAISCLVLSITLAAVVILGLIFYCVRRKPRNRGEDLMMFDLDLNLKADPVNNKRTKGSKRKEVDQLPLFSFSSVSTATNKFSDANKLGEGGFGPVYKGVLKNGDEIAVKRLSGRSGQGLRELKNEASVIAKVQHKNLVRLLGCCIDRDEKILIYEYMPNKSLDFFLFDPSKRILLDWGTRVLIVEGIAQGLLYLHQYSRVRIIHRDLKASNILLDKDMNPKISDFGMARICGGNELQANTSRIVGTYGYMSPEYALEGIFSIKSDVFSFGVLLLEILSGKKNTGFYRTDSLNLLGYASDLWTSNRTLELTDAILEDESSKQMLLRYVNIALLCVEESADDRPTMIDVVSMLTNEAAALLPPKQPAFSYVRNTVTSTSSTGKVEDCSVNQVTISILEAR, via the exons ATGGATCGCTTTGCAgtcttcattatttttgttgccTTCGTGTCTACTGTCTTCTTGATATTAGCATTGACTTTTGGTTTGTCTagtggttattttttttacagtcCACTAGCAATTTCTTGCTTAGTCTTGTCGATCACTCTGGCAGCAGTGGTCATTTTAGGCTTGATTTTCTATTGTGTGAGGAGAAAGCCCAGAAACAGAG GGGAGGATTTGATGATGTTTGATTTGGATTTGAACCTGAAAGCCGATCCCGTAAACAATAAAAGGACAAAAGGAAGCAAAAGGAAGGAAGTTGATCAATTGCCCTTATTCAGTTTTTCCAGTGTTTCTACCGCAACAAATAAATTCTCGGACGCAAATAAGCTCGGAGAGGGTGGTTTTGGACCTGTTTATAAG GGAGTATTGAAAAATGGAGATGAGATAGCAGTGAAAAGGCTTTCAGGAAGATCTGGACAAGGACTGCGAGAGTTAAAAAATGAAGCTTCAGTGATAGCCAAGGTTCAGCACAAGAATCTTGTTAGACTTTTGGGCTGCTGCATTGATAGAGATGAGAAGATTCTGATCTATGAATACATGCCTAACAAAAGCTTggacttctttctttttg ACCCAAGCAAGCGAATATTACTAGATTGGGGAACGCGTGTTCTTATTGTTGAAGGGATAGCTCAAGGGCTTCTTTATCTTCATCAATACTCTAGAGTGCGAATTATCCATCGAGATCTGAAAGCTAGTAATATCTTGTTGGATAAAGACATGAATCCCAAAATATCTGATTTTGGAATGGCAAGAATTTGTGGAGGAAATGAGTTACAAGCAAATACTAGTAGGATCGTTGGGACTTA TGGTTATATGTCCCCGGAATACGCACTCGAAggaatattttcaattaaatccgaTGTGTTTAGCTTTGGAGTATTGTTGCTTGAGATTTTGAGTGGTAAGAAGAACACTGGATTTTATCGAACCGACTCTCTCAATCTGCTAGGTTAT GCATCGGATCTGTGGACAAGCAACAGGACACTGGAGTTGACTGATGCAATATTAGAGGATGAATCCTCCAAGCAGATGCTGTTAAGATATGTGAACATAGCACTCCTTTGTGTAGAAGAAAGTGCTGATGATAGACCCACCATGATTGATGTTGTATCGATGCTTACAAATGAAGCTGCAGCATTACTTCCTCCGAAACAACCTGCTTTTTCATATGTAAGAAACACTGTGACTTCAACATCGTCCACCGGCAAGGTAGAAGATTGTTCAGTCAACCAAGTGACGATTTCAATTTTAGAAGCGcgctaa